GCGCTCCACCATCACCCGGCCGTACCAGCTTCGGTCAAAAATGGCAATGTGCCCGGCCTTGGGCAGCCGGGTCCAAAAGCGCCACAGGTAGTGGCGCGCCTTTTCGTGGGGCTCGGGGCTGGCAATGGGGTTTACCTGGTAGCCCCGGGCGTCCAGCGCGGCGGTGACCCGCTTGATGTTGCCCCCCTTGCCCGCGGCGTCCCACCCTTCGTACACCACAATCACCGGCACTTTTTTCAAATACAGCCGGTTATGCAGCTGGCTGAGCCGTTTTTGCAGCTCCTTCTTGCGGGCTTCATACTCCTCGCCGGGCAGGGTTTTGTCCAGCTCCACCTGGCTGAGTCTTGGCATGGTGCGCAGCGGGAAGGTGTTCTGCAAAAGGGGCACCGCCAGGTTCTCGTTGTGCAGCGCGGTTTCAATGCCGGCGCACAGCGTTTCCAGTATCTGCAGCTCCGCCCACTTTTTTTCTGCCGCGTCCACCACATACCAGGGGCTGCTGGGCAGGTTGGTGGCGCGCATATATTCCTCAAACACCGTCAGGCACTCGTCGTAATGTTTGTTCTGCCAGCGGTCGCTGTAGCTCACCCGCCAGGCGGTATCTGCATCCTCCAAAAGCCGCTCAATCCGCTTTTTCTGCTCCTTGCGGCCAATGTGCAAAAACAGCTTCATCACCAGGTAGCCGTTGTCGGTCAGGGTGCGCTCGAACCGGTTCACGCTGGCAATGCGCTTTTCGTACTTTTCCCCCTCCAAATGGTCCCGCAGCCGCGCCTTCACCACCTCGTCCATCCAGCCGGAATCCAAAAAGGCAAACTTTCCCGCCTCGGGAATGGCCGCCATGTACCGGTGCAAAAAGGGGAAGCGCTGCTCCTCTTCGGTGGGTGCGCTCATGGAATTCACTGAGAAAAAGCGGGGGTCGATCTGCCGGATCACCCGGCCGATCATGCTTCCCTTGCCGGCGGCGCCCCAGCCCTCCACCAGCACCAGCACGGGCAGGCCGTGTTCCTTGATCTTCAGCTGCAGCGTCCCCAGCCGCTCCCGGGCGGCGGTCAGGCGGCGGGCCAGTTCTTCGCCCTCGGGCGGGCGGGGCGGGTTCCAGGATGTGAGCATAATGGGATTCTCCTTTCCAGTGTTGCGGCTGTCAGGGCCTTTTTGTTTATTATACCACTTAATTTGCCCGGCGCGCGCACAATCGAAACAATGGCGCGGCATGGCCGGCTGCCCTTTGGGGCAGCCGGCCATGCCGTTTCCTTTTTATTCGCTTTCCGCCCCCATCATGCGGGCGCGCCATTTGCCCGGCGTCATGCCAAAGGTCTTTTTGAACTGCCGGGTAAAGCTGGTGGGGGTGGCAAACCCCGCCCGGCTGCCCACCTCCAGCACCGAGGTGTCGGTGTGCATCAGCAGCGCGCAGGCAGCCTCCATGCGGGTCAGCTGCAAATAGTCCAGCGGCGAGCACTCCATGATCTTTTGAAACATCCGCCGCAGGTGGGTCGGGCTGATGTGGCACAGCTGCGCCAGCTGGGGCACGGTGAGCGGCTCCATATAGCACATCGAGATATGCTCAATGGCGGGCGCAATGATCTGCAAATTGTTGCCGCGCGCGCCTGCCCCCGGCCGTTCCTCCTGCTGCATGCCGGCCCGCGCCATGCGCAGCAGCACCGCCACAAACGCCTGCCCCAGCCCGCGCACCGCGTCCTTATAGCCCTTTCCCCGCTCTTCCAGCTCCCGGATCATGCACCGCACGATCTCCACCATCTGGGGGGCCTCGCCCCAGGTAACGGTACATGGCACAGGCGTTTTGCCGTACAGCACGGCCATCAGCGCCTGCTCCTGCCCGTGGCTCATGCGCGGCAAAAGGCCGATGGGGTCCAGATACAGCCATTTCCACCGGCTCACCACGTTGCGCTGGCTGGTGCAGAAATGCAGCGCCTTGGCCGGGATCAGCGAAACCGTTTCGGTGCAGTAGGGATACAGCACCCCGTCAATCAGCGAATACCCCTGTCCCTCATAGCAATACCCCACCTGCAGGCAGTTGTGAAAATGCACCATGGTAATGGCCTGGTAGGGGGAATACCACTTGTCGCCCT
This window of the Oscillospiraceae bacterium genome carries:
- the pap gene encoding polyphosphate:AMP phosphotransferase, which encodes MLTSWNPPRPPEGEELARRLTAARERLGTLQLKIKEHGLPVLVLVEGWGAAGKGSMIGRVIRQIDPRFFSVNSMSAPTEEEQRFPFLHRYMAAIPEAGKFAFLDSGWMDEVVKARLRDHLEGEKYEKRIASVNRFERTLTDNGYLVMKLFLHIGRKEQKKRIERLLEDADTAWRVSYSDRWQNKHYDECLTVFEEYMRATNLPSSPWYVVDAAEKKWAELQILETLCAGIETALHNENLAVPLLQNTFPLRTMPRLSQVELDKTLPGEEYEARKKELQKRLSQLHNRLYLKKVPVIVVYEGWDAAGKGGNIKRVTAALDARGYQVNPIASPEPHEKARHYLWRFWTRLPKAGHIAIFDRSWYGRVMVERIEGFCAENDWQRAYNEINEFEAELADWGAVILKFWVHIDKDTQLARFKARQECPEKQWKITDEDWRNREKWDGYEQAVDEMLQKTSTEYAPWHILQSVDKKYARVQALELLVNALEKALD